A genomic segment from Paenibacillus sp. FSL K6-1096 encodes:
- a CDS encoding DUF1292 domain-containing protein, producing MSDHKHEHGHEHGEACGCGHDHDHEHEEFVLTLTNEQGEDVEMVLVETFDVGEKLYALLLERENPEADGIILRMEEEDEEMVLYNIEDEAEWKAVEEAYNELLAQQE from the coding sequence ATGAGCGATCACAAACATGAGCATGGCCATGAACATGGTGAAGCATGCGGTTGCGGACATGATCACGACCATGAGCACGAGGAGTTTGTGCTGACCTTGACGAACGAGCAGGGCGAAGATGTGGAAATGGTACTGGTGGAAACGTTTGATGTAGGTGAGAAGTTGTACGCCCTGCTGCTCGAACGCGAGAATCCTGAAGCCGACGGGATCATTCTTCGTATGGAAGAAGAGGACGAAGAGATGGTTCTGTACAACATTGAAGATGAAGCTGAATGGAAAGCTGTCGAAGAAGCTTATAACGAGCTGCTTGCCCAGCAAGAATAG
- a CDS encoding aminotransferase class I/II-fold pyridoxal phosphate-dependent enzyme, whose translation MNQKATPLFTALKKHAAGNPVQFHIPGHKKGLGTDAEFREFIGDNALSIDLINIAPLDDLHQPNGVILEAQKLAAEAFGADYTYFSVQGTSNAIMTMILSVCSEGDKIIVPRNIHKSVMSAIIFSGAKPIFVSPVQDENLGIDHGITTSSLEKALRRHPDAKGVLVINPTYFGVCADLRAIVDLAHSYGVPVLVDEAHGVLIHFHEDLPVSAMQAGADLAATSVHKLGGSMTQSSVLNLNAKTGLVNPQRVQTMLSMLTTTSTSYILLASLDTSRRNLALHGHEMAARTIALSNYARKEINEIDGLYSFGKEILGTEATFNLDPTKLSIHVRHLGVTGYETENWLRQKYNIEVEMSDMYNILCLITPGDTQESVDKLIAALRVLSAIHYSKGEIYELKVQVPNIPQLALIPRDAFYADTQLVPFRESAGYIIAEFIYVYPPGIPILLPGEVITQDNIDYIIDHVEIGLPVKGPEDRSITNIKVIVEAEPIS comes from the coding sequence ATGAATCAGAAAGCTACTCCCCTCTTCACCGCTCTCAAAAAGCACGCCGCCGGAAATCCAGTTCAGTTCCATATTCCGGGGCATAAGAAGGGGCTCGGAACCGATGCCGAATTCCGTGAGTTTATCGGCGATAACGCTCTATCCATAGATTTGATCAATATTGCACCGCTTGATGACCTTCATCAGCCCAACGGGGTGATCCTTGAAGCTCAGAAGCTGGCTGCAGAGGCCTTCGGCGCCGATTACACGTATTTCAGTGTACAAGGCACGAGCAATGCCATCATGACAATGATCCTCTCTGTTTGCTCAGAAGGAGACAAAATTATTGTGCCGCGCAACATTCACAAATCCGTGATGTCGGCCATTATTTTCTCCGGAGCCAAGCCTATATTTGTCTCTCCTGTACAGGATGAGAATCTTGGGATAGACCACGGCATTACTACCAGCTCGCTGGAAAAGGCGTTAAGGCGCCATCCGGATGCCAAGGGTGTCCTTGTCATCAACCCCACGTACTTCGGCGTATGCGCCGACCTGCGTGCGATTGTCGATCTGGCCCACAGCTACGGGGTTCCCGTGCTGGTGGACGAGGCACATGGAGTACTGATTCATTTTCATGAGGACTTACCGGTGTCGGCCATGCAGGCCGGCGCAGATCTGGCGGCAACCAGCGTCCACAAGCTGGGCGGCTCGATGACGCAGAGCTCGGTACTGAACCTTAATGCTAAGACCGGTCTGGTCAACCCGCAGCGGGTACAGACCATGCTCAGCATGCTCACCACAACGTCAACTTCCTATATTCTGCTTGCTTCGCTGGATACCTCCAGACGCAACCTGGCCCTGCACGGCCATGAGATGGCGGCGAGAACCATTGCGTTGTCCAACTATGCCCGCAAGGAGATTAACGAAATCGACGGCCTGTACAGCTTCGGCAAAGAAATTCTCGGCACGGAAGCCACATTTAATCTGGACCCGACGAAGCTGAGTATCCATGTCCGCCATCTGGGAGTCACCGGCTATGAGACCGAGAACTGGCTACGCCAGAAGTACAACATCGAAGTCGAAATGAGCGACATGTATAATATTCTGTGCCTGATTACCCCCGGAGATACCCAGGAGTCCGTAGATAAGCTGATCGCGGCGCTGCGGGTGCTCTCGGCGATTCATTACAGCAAGGGCGAAATCTATGAGCTCAAGGTGCAGGTGCCGAATATTCCGCAGCTGGCGCTAATTCCCAGAGATGCCTTCTACGCCGATACCCAGCTCGTTCCGTTCCGCGAATCAGCCGGCTACATTATTGCTGAGTTCATCTATGTCTATCCGCCGGGAATTCCGATTCTTCTCCCTGGAGAAGTAATTACCCAGGATAACATTGACTATATCATTGACCATGTAGAAATCGGATTGCCGGTTAAGGGGCCCGAGGACCGCAGCATTACCAATATCAAAGTCATTGTCGAGGCTGAACCGATCTCTTAA
- a CDS encoding MFS transporter has translation MTGKAAQRMHINLATPFILEMWIIIFLVEFVKGSLLVALLPVYMENILGLSVTVVGFAFALQYLGDNLFRSPFGWVMERIGFRWTMTGALLLLVVAVGLIIYAKDAVTLSIACLILGIGTSPLWPCTMTGITELAGSTSSGSSGAAMGAVEMASLAGTGVGPIIVNFMMDHGGQGYRTVFLVLMGFAAAVVAVALFLPSRIGGHAPRVVRELNPDGTAVPRKPFQPLRSLKTTWTQVTSSLKVSRLLFPALFLQAFAIGLMTPVVTLFARSELHVTPNQFSLLLIAGGGITVLALIPAGKLVDKIGTTVFLNIGFLLAACSLTFFSQVRWLPLAFAAVALVGISYALILPAWNAFVAKQVPKGERGTVWGLFLTLQGSGMVAGPVLSGRLWDRVSHSAPFLASAGVMVLLFGLHLLIVRRTKLKHGNAH, from the coding sequence ATGACTGGCAAAGCGGCGCAACGTATGCATATTAATTTAGCCACACCGTTCATTTTGGAAATGTGGATTATTATTTTTCTGGTGGAATTCGTCAAAGGCTCGCTGCTTGTAGCCCTGCTGCCGGTCTACATGGAGAATATTCTCGGGCTCTCCGTCACGGTGGTCGGCTTCGCCTTCGCGCTGCAATATCTGGGCGACAACCTGTTCCGCAGCCCCTTCGGCTGGGTGATGGAGCGGATCGGGTTCCGCTGGACGATGACCGGGGCGCTGCTGCTGCTGGTCGTGGCGGTGGGCCTGATTATCTATGCCAAGGATGCGGTAACCCTGTCCATCGCCTGTCTGATCCTGGGGATCGGCACTTCTCCATTGTGGCCTTGTACGATGACCGGCATTACCGAGCTGGCCGGCTCCACCAGCAGCGGCAGCAGCGGGGCGGCAATGGGGGCGGTGGAGATGGCATCGCTGGCCGGAACCGGGGTCGGTCCGATTATCGTCAATTTCATGATGGACCATGGCGGACAGGGCTACCGCACCGTTTTCCTGGTGCTGATGGGCTTCGCGGCAGCCGTTGTGGCTGTGGCGCTGTTCCTTCCCTCACGCATCGGCGGCCATGCGCCGCGTGTGGTCCGTGAGCTGAACCCTGACGGCACGGCCGTTCCGCGGAAGCCATTCCAGCCGCTGCGGAGCCTGAAGACGACCTGGACCCAGGTGACCTCTTCCCTGAAGGTGAGCCGCCTGTTGTTCCCGGCGCTGTTCCTGCAGGCCTTCGCGATCGGGCTGATGACCCCGGTGGTTACGCTCTTCGCCCGGTCTGAGCTGCATGTGACCCCCAACCAGTTCAGCCTGCTGCTGATTGCCGGCGGAGGGATTACCGTGCTGGCGCTCATTCCGGCCGGCAAGCTGGTCGACAAGATCGGCACCACCGTATTTCTGAATATCGGCTTCCTCCTGGCTGCCTGCTCGCTGACCTTCTTCTCGCAGGTCCGCTGGCTGCCGCTGGCCTTCGCAGCGGTCGCGCTGGTCGGCATCAGCTATGCGCTGATACTCCCGGCCTGGAATGCCTTTGTGGCCAAGCAGGTGCCTAAGGGGGAAAGGGGGACGGTCTGGGGGCTATTTCTGACCCTTCAGGGCTCAGGGATGGTGGCCGGGCCGGTGCTGTCCGGCAGGCTGTGGGATAGGGTCAGCCACAGCGCACCGTTCCTGGCCAGCGCCGGTGTCATGGTTCTGCTCTTCGGCCTGCATCTGCTGATTGTCCGCCGGACGAAGCTGAAGCACGGCAACGCCCATTAA
- the gndA gene encoding NADP-dependent phosphogluconate dehydrogenase: MSKQQIGVIGLAVMGKNLALNIESKGFSVSVFNRSPEKTHDLVAEAAGKNLVGTFSVEEFVQSLEVPRKILIMVQAGKATDATIEQLLPYLDQGDIIIDGGNAYFPDTVRRSKYLEEKGFRFVGTGVSGGEEGALKGPSIMPGGQESAYKLVEPILTAISAQVGGEPCCTYIGPDGAGHYVKMVHNGIEYGDMQLIGEAYHLLKDVLGLDAKELHSTFAEWNNGELDSYLIEITKDIFAQYDEETGKPMVDVILDAAGQKGTGKWTSQSSLDLGVPLSMITESVFSRFLSAMKEERVEASKVLSGPETVAFDGDKAEFIENVRKALFASKIVSYAQGFAQLRVASDEYGWNLKYGELAKIWRGGCIIRSRFLQNITDAYANNPDLKNLLLDPFFKNVMDNYQSAWRKVIASAVTLGIPVPGFASALAYYDSYRTERLPANLLQAQRDYFGAHTFKRVDKEGVFHHNWLAE, from the coding sequence ATGTCAAAACAACAAATTGGCGTAATTGGCTTGGCGGTAATGGGCAAAAATTTGGCTCTTAACATCGAGAGCAAGGGCTTCAGCGTATCCGTGTTTAACCGTTCACCGGAGAAGACACATGATCTGGTGGCCGAAGCAGCAGGCAAGAATCTGGTAGGTACGTTCTCTGTTGAAGAATTCGTACAATCGCTGGAGGTTCCGCGCAAGATTCTGATTATGGTTCAGGCCGGTAAAGCAACCGATGCTACGATTGAGCAGCTGCTGCCATACCTGGATCAGGGCGATATCATTATCGATGGCGGTAACGCTTATTTCCCTGACACTGTTCGCCGCAGCAAATATCTTGAGGAAAAAGGCTTCCGCTTCGTAGGCACCGGCGTATCCGGCGGTGAAGAAGGCGCGCTGAAGGGCCCTTCGATCATGCCTGGCGGCCAGGAGAGCGCCTATAAGCTGGTTGAACCTATTCTTACGGCCATTTCGGCCCAAGTGGGCGGAGAGCCTTGCTGTACATATATCGGACCGGACGGTGCCGGACACTATGTCAAAATGGTGCACAACGGCATCGAGTACGGCGACATGCAGCTGATCGGTGAAGCCTACCACCTCCTGAAGGATGTTCTGGGCCTGGATGCCAAGGAGCTGCACAGCACCTTCGCGGAATGGAACAATGGCGAGCTGGACAGCTATCTGATCGAGATTACCAAGGATATCTTCGCACAGTATGACGAAGAGACCGGCAAGCCGATGGTGGATGTAATCCTGGATGCGGCCGGACAGAAGGGTACCGGCAAGTGGACAAGCCAGAGCTCGCTGGATCTTGGCGTGCCGCTGTCCATGATTACCGAATCTGTCTTCTCCCGCTTCCTCTCCGCCATGAAGGAAGAACGCGTAGAAGCCAGCAAAGTGCTGAGCGGCCCTGAGACGGTAGCCTTCGACGGGGACAAGGCTGAATTCATCGAGAACGTGCGCAAGGCCCTGTTCGCCAGCAAGATCGTATCCTACGCCCAGGGCTTCGCGCAGCTGCGTGTAGCTTCTGACGAATACGGCTGGAACCTCAAATACGGCGAGCTGGCCAAAATCTGGCGCGGCGGCTGCATCATCCGCTCCCGGTTCCTCCAGAACATCACGGATGCCTATGCGAATAATCCGGACTTGAAGAACCTGCTGCTCGATCCGTTCTTCAAGAATGTCATGGATAACTACCAGTCCGCATGGCGTAAAGTTATTGCTTCGGCGGTAACACTGGGGATTCCGGTTCCCGGCTTCGCAAGCGCCCTGGCTTACTATGACAGCTACCGCACGGAGCGTCTTCCGGCGAACCTGCTGCAGGCGCAGCGCGATTATTTCGGCGCTCACACCTTCAAGCGTGTTGACAAGGAAGGCGTGTTCCACCACAACTGGCTGGCAGAGTAA
- a CDS encoding shikimate kinase, with product MNERNIILVGMMATGKSTVGAILAEELGYELIDLDAWIVEREGRSIAEIFADGGEQMFRKLESAALKEMLQGERRVISTGGGAVLAPGNAEMMLEHGYVVALTASEEVIIERVSGDENRPLLAGNAAERVRSIMEQRREAYRFAHCTVDTTGLNVAEVSQYILIRYRD from the coding sequence ATGAACGAACGAAATATCATCCTGGTCGGAATGATGGCTACGGGGAAATCCACGGTAGGCGCTATTCTGGCCGAGGAGCTTGGCTATGAATTGATTGATCTGGATGCATGGATTGTTGAGCGGGAAGGGCGCAGCATTGCGGAGATCTTCGCCGATGGCGGGGAGCAGATGTTCCGGAAGCTGGAATCCGCTGCTCTGAAGGAAATGCTGCAGGGAGAACGTAGGGTGATCTCTACCGGCGGGGGCGCCGTGCTTGCACCGGGTAATGCGGAGATGATGCTGGAGCACGGTTACGTGGTAGCCCTTACGGCCAGCGAGGAAGTGATTATTGAACGGGTTAGCGGGGATGAGAACCGGCCGCTGCTCGCCGGCAATGCCGCAGAAAGAGTACGCTCCATTATGGAGCAGCGCCGTGAGGCATACCGCTTCGCGCATTGCACGGTCGATACAACCGGGCTGAATGTGGCTGAGGTCTCGCAGTATATTTTAATACGTTACCGCGATTGA
- a CDS encoding rhodanese-like domain-containing protein, whose translation MNEIPQITPQELRKRLASGEELVLIDVREEDEVASGMIPGAQHIPMGQIPQHTETLPADTEIIFICRSGSRSQRVCEYLQQFGIQGSNLSGGMIEWNETE comes from the coding sequence ATGAATGAGATTCCGCAAATTACACCACAGGAGCTGCGTAAGCGGCTGGCATCAGGGGAGGAGCTTGTACTGATCGATGTCCGTGAAGAGGACGAGGTAGCCTCCGGCATGATTCCCGGCGCACAGCATATTCCGATGGGCCAGATTCCGCAGCACACTGAGACGCTTCCGGCCGATACAGAGATTATCTTCATCTGCCGCTCCGGCAGCCGCAGCCAGCGTGTCTGTGAATATCTGCAGCAATTCGGTATCCAAGGCTCCAACCTGAGCGGCGGCATGATCGAATGGAACGAGACCGAGTAA
- the aroA gene encoding 3-phosphoshikimate 1-carboxyvinyltransferase encodes MDVIVRPTPELQGEFGALSSKNYTTRYLLVAALSEGVSTIYYPAHSEDSDAIRRCIADLGAVLTEDEEKIVVQGFGRHPRDVKELNVGNAGAVLRFLMAVAALSPEVTFVNTYPDSLGKRPHDDLILALGQLGVEVEHNNGRLPITIRGGKPQGGRITVSGSVSSQYLSALLFLTPLLEEDSEIIVLDDLKSKVVIGQTLEVLEQAGIVVHAADDYMSFRVPGRQAYAAKTYTVQGDYPGSAAVLAAAAVTKSDVTIHRLAERSKQGERAIVDVLRMMEVPLTHENGSVHVQGNGRLKAVEFDGDAATDAVLAMVAAAVFAEGTSRFYNVENLRYKECDRITDYLAELTRAGAKVEERRDEIIVHGTPEGVEGGVTINAHYDHRVIMALTVVGLRARQPLRIKDAHHVAKSYPQYFDHLRLLGANVEWVE; translated from the coding sequence ATGGACGTTATTGTTAGGCCAACACCGGAGCTGCAAGGGGAATTCGGAGCTCTGTCCTCCAAAAACTACACCACCCGCTACCTGCTGGTAGCTGCCTTGTCTGAGGGCGTGAGTACGATCTACTATCCTGCACACAGCGAGGACAGCGATGCGATCCGCAGATGTATCGCCGATCTCGGCGCGGTGCTGACCGAGGATGAGGAGAAGATCGTAGTCCAAGGCTTTGGACGCCATCCGCGTGACGTCAAAGAGCTGAATGTCGGGAATGCCGGGGCGGTCCTCCGTTTCCTGATGGCGGTGGCTGCGCTAAGTCCCGAGGTGACCTTCGTGAATACGTACCCGGATTCCCTGGGCAAGCGGCCTCACGACGACCTGATCCTGGCGCTGGGCCAGCTTGGCGTGGAGGTGGAGCATAACAACGGAAGGCTGCCGATCACGATTCGCGGCGGCAAGCCGCAAGGCGGACGCATTACGGTCTCGGGTAGCGTCAGCTCGCAGTATCTCAGTGCCCTTTTGTTCCTGACGCCGCTGCTTGAAGAAGACAGTGAGATCATCGTGCTGGATGATCTGAAATCCAAGGTCGTGATCGGCCAGACGCTTGAGGTGCTGGAGCAGGCCGGAATCGTTGTACATGCTGCTGACGATTATATGTCCTTCCGGGTGCCGGGCCGCCAGGCCTACGCCGCCAAGACCTATACGGTGCAGGGCGACTATCCGGGATCGGCTGCTGTGCTTGCTGCTGCAGCGGTAACGAAGTCGGATGTGACGATTCACCGTCTGGCTGAGCGCAGCAAGCAGGGCGAGCGGGCGATTGTCGATGTGCTGCGGATGATGGAGGTGCCGCTCACCCATGAGAACGGATCGGTGCATGTGCAGGGAAACGGCCGCCTGAAGGCGGTAGAATTCGACGGTGACGCGGCCACTGATGCTGTGCTGGCTATGGTAGCGGCTGCTGTATTCGCCGAAGGGACCTCTCGCTTCTATAATGTGGAGAATCTGCGCTATAAGGAATGCGACCGCATTACGGATTATCTCGCCGAGCTGACCCGGGCCGGGGCGAAGGTTGAGGAACGGCGGGACGAAATTATCGTACACGGCACCCCGGAAGGCGTGGAGGGCGGCGTAACGATCAACGCCCATTATGACCACCGCGTCATCATGGCGCTGACCGTTGTGGGCCTGAGAGCCCGCCAGCCGCTGCGGATCAAGGATGCCCACCATGTGGCCAAGTCATATCCGCAATACTTCGATCATTTGCGTCTGCTTGGCGCGAATGTGGAGTGGGTGGAATGA
- a CDS encoding GNAT family N-acetyltransferase, translating into MSRIDLLSITPLAPEDIPSVSNVFRITIKDAFEREGLGHLQDDLRQEIEAKNRMAQDSLYPQNTAVYFWVARAGGTIVGTISYSPCGEDVRKCTDNRLAAVGELGSLYVLPEYQGKGVGSALIEEVMNFLMKRGIPEFCLDSGYKRAQARWLRKFGAPYAAVHDYWGPDSVHMVWLCSVSDLEDSNA; encoded by the coding sequence ATGAGCCGTATAGATTTATTAAGCATCACACCGCTTGCCCCTGAAGACATTCCTTCCGTATCAAATGTGTTCAGGATTACGATTAAGGATGCCTTCGAGCGCGAAGGACTGGGGCACCTGCAGGACGACCTCCGGCAGGAGATTGAAGCCAAGAACCGGATGGCTCAAGATTCATTGTATCCGCAGAATACAGCTGTGTATTTCTGGGTTGCCAGAGCCGGCGGAACGATCGTTGGCACTATCTCTTATTCACCTTGCGGAGAGGATGTCCGGAAATGCACGGATAACCGGCTTGCCGCTGTGGGGGAGCTGGGAAGCTTGTATGTGCTGCCTGAATATCAGGGTAAGGGTGTAGGCTCGGCGTTAATTGAGGAGGTTATGAATTTTCTCATGAAGCGGGGGATACCGGAATTCTGCCTGGACAGCGGATATAAGCGGGCCCAGGCCAGATGGCTGCGCAAGTTCGGAGCGCCCTATGCAGCAGTGCACGATTACTGGGGTCCGGATTCAGTTCATATGGTGTGGCTGTGCAGTGTGAGTGACCTAGAGGATTCTAATGCTTAG
- a CDS encoding CoA-binding protein: MSFENPSREQIGDILAAAGNIAVVGLSDKTDRTSYMVAGAMQSRGYRIIPVNPSVDGEILGEKCYHSLAEIPEPVDIVNVFRRSEYCAAVAQEAADIGARVLWLQQGIISQEAADIAAANGMIAIMDRCIKVEEAITMNGRSRG; this comes from the coding sequence ATGAGCTTTGAGAACCCGAGCAGAGAGCAAATTGGAGATATTCTGGCTGCGGCCGGCAATATTGCTGTTGTCGGCCTGTCCGACAAAACGGACCGCACCTCCTACATGGTTGCAGGCGCAATGCAGAGCCGGGGCTACCGGATCATTCCGGTTAATCCGTCAGTGGACGGGGAGATCCTGGGCGAGAAATGCTACCACAGCCTGGCGGAGATTCCTGAGCCGGTGGATATTGTGAATGTATTCCGCCGCAGTGAATACTGCGCGGCTGTAGCGCAGGAGGCCGCTGATATCGGCGCACGCGTGCTCTGGCTGCAGCAGGGCATCATCAGCCAGGAGGCGGCAGATATTGCCGCCGCGAATGGCATGATCGCGATCATGGACCGCTGCATCAAGGTGGAGGAAGCGATCACGATGAACGGCCGCAGCCGGGGATGA
- a CDS encoding IS4 family transposase, with protein MKKSTSISNILQLVIPEEKLSPFLQELEYVDTARKFTVYDLFLFLAEASFQQWEGYRDGEVRMDSSGLRPVDHSTLSKKAKDVPFELFKQLLNLMIDLCNRSTRRHLGIPKALLLVDSTKITVGKERLPWAPLKGERAGIKLHVSVVADEGRLFKVTETTGNSHDFKSCPELIDKRFIIVADRAYGSHKRFDEYLEQHQCFVIRLRDNTLFQSPVARIRSEPFTGTLEQDFTCQLGKGQRLSKNRFRVVILRDPQGNPVILATNLHWHSAERIAEIYKKRWQIEVFFRWIKQHLNIPTLFGTTPNAVYGQLYTALLVYVLLKFLFDKGNAVVHWSAKLTFADFDRLFTLQRLPVEWITFLTNNLTFP; from the coding sequence ATGAAAAAGTCTACTTCAATCTCGAACATTCTGCAATTAGTGATTCCTGAAGAGAAACTCTCACCGTTTCTTCAAGAACTTGAATATGTCGATACAGCAAGAAAGTTTACCGTCTATGACCTCTTTTTATTCTTGGCGGAGGCTTCGTTCCAGCAGTGGGAGGGATATCGGGATGGTGAAGTACGCATGGATTCCAGCGGCCTTAGACCCGTAGACCATTCAACGCTTTCCAAAAAAGCGAAAGATGTTCCCTTCGAGCTTTTTAAGCAATTGCTGAACCTCATGATTGATCTGTGTAATCGCTCGACCCGAAGACATTTAGGGATTCCCAAAGCCTTACTTCTCGTCGATTCCACCAAAATTACCGTCGGGAAAGAACGGCTTCCTTGGGCTCCGCTGAAAGGCGAACGCGCAGGAATCAAATTACACGTGTCGGTGGTGGCCGATGAAGGCCGGCTCTTTAAGGTGACCGAGACCACAGGGAATTCCCATGATTTTAAAAGCTGTCCCGAGCTGATCGACAAACGGTTTATTATCGTAGCCGATCGGGCGTATGGCAGTCACAAACGATTCGATGAGTATCTGGAGCAGCACCAATGCTTTGTCATTCGGCTTCGGGACAACACGCTCTTTCAGTCCCCGGTTGCCCGGATACGAAGCGAACCCTTCACAGGAACTCTCGAACAAGATTTCACCTGCCAATTAGGAAAAGGACAACGGCTTTCCAAGAACCGTTTTCGCGTAGTAATTCTAAGAGACCCACAAGGCAACCCGGTGATTCTTGCTACGAATCTGCACTGGCACTCCGCTGAGCGGATTGCAGAAATTTACAAGAAGCGGTGGCAGATCGAAGTGTTTTTTCGCTGGATTAAGCAGCATTTAAACATTCCAACCTTATTTGGGACCACACCCAATGCTGTGTACGGACAGTTGTATACCGCTTTACTGGTTTATGTGTTATTGAAATTCCTCTTTGACAAAGGAAATGCAGTGGTTCATTGGAGCGCCAAACTAACGTTTGCCGATTTTGACCGCTTATTTACGCTGCAACGATTACCCGTAGAATGGATTACTTTTTTGACTAATAATCTTACATTCCCATAA
- a CDS encoding glucose PTS transporter subunit IIA produces MNWLGSLQQLGRAIMLPTMVLPAAAILLSLGSLPWSAWGLSSVSEVTTYAGQGIFYFMPYLFAVGVAWGLSNQAGPAGLAALAGMFTYDRIVSNMGDGAVQPATLIGIILGIVAGVAHNRFKNIKLPEAIQFFGGSRFVLLFMGLFSALFAWVMLGVSPLLQELLNKLFSAVQMTGGYGVFIYGVLYRVLTAFGLHHILNNVFWFQLGSFTTPDGSAVVQGDLPRFFAGDPTAGIFMAGLFPVMMFALPAIAFAIIQEAREDLKPKIRKTFVRAALVCFLTGVSEQIEFAFLFASPYLFGLHVVMSGLAMVLTYSLGIHHGFSYSAGAIDFFLNLHLAQRAWLLIPIGIGYGIVYYNVFRWAIRRFQIPTPGREEGSELGDWAGNIPYQAPLILEALGGKENIVQVQACITRLRLTVHNDRFIDTVALKGLGSAGIIKLGGGNVQVVFGTYSELIREEIDKLMLRDLPQVLFSAPIQGRMMPIEEVPDHIFAAKLVGDGVAFVPEKGELVSPVFGKVMHVYPTMHAVGIATPEGLEVLMHIGIDTSQLKGPFEALVEEGDSVEPGQLLVRFDLAYLKEHAASLATPMVITNPDRVKSWSYAPFKNVKKGQSSVMSVVLHESNVGGIEA; encoded by the coding sequence TTGAATTGGCTCGGATCTTTGCAGCAATTGGGCAGAGCCATTATGCTACCTACCATGGTGCTTCCGGCTGCAGCCATCCTGCTGAGTCTGGGCAGCCTGCCGTGGTCTGCATGGGGACTTTCTTCGGTATCCGAAGTGACGACGTACGCGGGGCAAGGAATATTCTATTTCATGCCTTATTTGTTTGCGGTCGGTGTGGCGTGGGGGTTGTCCAATCAAGCCGGACCGGCCGGACTGGCCGCGCTTGCGGGGATGTTCACTTATGACCGGATTGTGTCCAACATGGGAGACGGGGCTGTACAGCCTGCAACATTAATTGGGATTATCCTCGGCATTGTCGCCGGTGTAGCGCATAACCGCTTTAAGAATATCAAGCTGCCGGAGGCGATCCAGTTTTTTGGCGGATCGCGGTTTGTTCTGCTGTTCATGGGGTTATTCTCGGCGCTGTTCGCCTGGGTCATGCTCGGCGTGTCGCCGCTGCTGCAGGAGCTGCTGAACAAGCTTTTCAGTGCGGTGCAGATGACCGGCGGATACGGCGTATTTATCTATGGGGTCTTATACCGGGTGCTGACCGCCTTCGGTCTGCATCATATTCTGAATAATGTGTTCTGGTTCCAGCTGGGCTCCTTCACGACGCCGGACGGCAGTGCGGTCGTGCAGGGGGATTTGCCGCGTTTTTTTGCCGGTGACCCGACAGCGGGGATCTTCATGGCCGGGCTGTTCCCGGTGATGATGTTTGCCCTGCCGGCTATTGCGTTCGCCATTATCCAGGAAGCGCGCGAGGACCTGAAGCCTAAGATCAGAAAGACCTTCGTGCGTGCGGCGCTGGTCTGCTTCCTGACCGGAGTCTCGGAGCAGATTGAGTTCGCCTTCCTGTTCGCTTCGCCTTATCTGTTCGGCCTGCATGTGGTTATGTCCGGCCTGGCGATGGTGCTGACGTATTCGCTGGGGATTCATCACGGCTTCTCCTATTCTGCTGGCGCGATTGACTTCTTCCTCAATCTGCATCTGGCCCAGCGGGCCTGGCTGCTGATTCCGATCGGGATCGGCTACGGGATAGTCTACTATAATGTATTCCGCTGGGCGATCCGCCGCTTCCAGATTCCGACACCGGGCCGCGAAGAAGGCTCTGAGCTGGGCGACTGGGCGGGGAACATCCCGTATCAGGCACCGCTGATTCTGGAGGCACTGGGCGGCAAAGAGAACATCGTACAGGTTCAGGCCTGCATTACCCGGCTGCGGCTGACGGTCCACAATGACCGCTTCATCGATACCGTGGCCCTGAAGGGGCTGGGGTCGGCAGGCATCATCAAGCTGGGCGGCGGCAATGTGCAGGTTGTGTTCGGAACCTATTCAGAGCTGATCCGCGAAGAGATTGACAAGCTGATGCTGCGCGATCTGCCGCAGGTGCTGTTCAGTGCGCCGATCCAGGGGCGGATGATGCCGATTGAAGAGGTGCCGGATCATATTTTTGCCGCGAAGCTGGTGGGGGATGGTGTGGCCTTTGTCCCGGAGAAGGGAGAGCTGGTCTCGCCTGTCTTCGGCAAGGTGATGCACGTGTACCCTACGATGCACGCAGTGGGCATTGCTACGCCCGAAGGGCTGGAGGTGCTGATGCATATCGGGATCGATACTTCGCAGCTTAAAGGGCCGTTTGAGGCGCTTGTAGAAGAAGGGGACAGTGTGGAGCCGGGGCAGCTGCTGGTCCGCTTTGACCTGGCCTATCTGAAGGAGCACGCCGCCTCGCTGGCGACCCCGATGGTGATTACCAATCCGGACCGTGTCAAATCCTGGAGCTACGCTCCGTTCAAAAATGTGAAAAAGGGGCAGTCTTCAGTCATGTCCGTGGTACTACACGAAAGCAATGTTGGAGGGATCGAAGCATGA